tcttcgcctctataatagagaagaatatacagggtggctttgcgggtgctggccttataccgtacgatctAAAGAGGGTACTTTCTAAgctagatataaagctttatacgccaacacctccaaactcacggcccggcactgtATAACCTTAGGTCTCCTAGACACCATACAACCCTTAAGAAGCTAATTCACAATTAACGCTCattaagactcgcattaTTAACtatcaaaatagctccctAACTTCAATGCTAGCtgcggtagaccagcttactaagggtataacggctataatgcaccaggtggctctccttcgtgcagaggtctcttcgctccgtaaggccaatgaggcactaagtaagcgccggagagccaaaaacacgtgtgaggcttggagggtcacttactgtacaagaggcacaggatctactggatcagaaggccgtggatggggagggaatgcaagaaacgcagccggatagtagtaatgcaggggggctcgtacgaaggttcggtgctgtggtgtatgcggtaagcctggccataatgcgcgcacttgccaggaggctgcagaagcatctgattcagctgtttctgatgtaattatagttaattccttgtgttgatgtggtgcaattgaggatggtttgtcagggtgtggtgggaggtgggtcactcgcttatatgggtcactcgcttataatatacgttatgGACTATCGAAGCTGCTAACTATTAGAAGATGTGCCGGCAAGGGGACGAACCGAAGTGAGTCTCCGCCACACCCCAGACGTATCTGCGAACATGTGTGCTCAGGAACGCCAGCAACATGCAGAGAAACAGGGGACGGAAGTAGCTGTTTGTAGCCAGAACCAGCTCGATGGCGGCAAGGATGTTAGTAGAGCCGGGGACGAAAAAGTCCAGGACGGAGACCTGGGTTAGGGTCAACGGAGTTGGcgaggtgttgttgaatACGGTCATCGTGAGTTATAGGCAAGACAAGAGACCGGCCCGAGTTTATGAAAGAGTCCCGGAGGATCTTGGAGGGCTGAGAGATGAACCGATATCTCAGCGACAGTGCCTCCTCAAGAGGGAATTCTGTTATTCTTATTTGCATATCGCCCCAGCTTTAACAACCTTAGAAGGACGTGTAGATCTCCAAATCTAAGACA
The sequence above is a segment of the Podospora pseudoanserina strain CBS 124.78 chromosome 5, whole genome shotgun sequence genome. Coding sequences within it:
- a CDS encoding hypothetical protein (EggNog:ENOG503NX6C; COG:U); the protein is MTVFNNTSPTPLTLTQVSVLDFFVPGSTNILAAIELVLATNSYFRPLFLCMLLAFLSTHVRRYVWGVAETHFGSSPCRHIF